A genomic region of Streptomyces sp. NBC_00237 contains the following coding sequences:
- a CDS encoding GatB/YqeY domain-containing protein translates to MTTLKSQLKSQLKEDLTAAIRARDELRSSTLRLTLAAVQVEEVSGKQARELSDAEVEKVIAKEAKKRREAADAFAKGGRTESAEREKAEGEILATYLPQQLSDDELNAIVAAAVAEAKAAGAEGPRAMGAVMKIVNPKVAGRADGGRVAASVKGLLAG, encoded by the coding sequence CCAGCTCAAGTCGCAGTTGAAGGAAGACCTCACCGCCGCCATCCGGGCCCGCGACGAGCTCCGCTCCTCCACGCTCCGGCTCACCCTCGCCGCCGTGCAGGTCGAGGAGGTGTCGGGCAAGCAGGCCCGCGAGCTCTCCGACGCCGAGGTCGAGAAGGTGATCGCGAAGGAGGCGAAGAAGCGCCGCGAGGCCGCGGACGCCTTCGCGAAGGGCGGTCGTACCGAGTCGGCGGAGCGGGAGAAGGCCGAGGGCGAGATCCTCGCGACGTACCTGCCGCAGCAGCTGAGCGACGACGAGCTGAACGCGATCGTCGCCGCGGCCGTCGCCGAGGCGAAGGCCGCGGGGGCCGAGGGCCCGCGTGCCATGGGCGCCGTCATGAAGATCGTCAACCCGAAGGTCGCGGGCCGCGCCGACGGCGGCCGGGTCGCCGCCTCGGTGAAGGGCCTGCTGGCGGGCTGA
- a CDS encoding transglycosylase domain-containing protein: MAKTRSGGGLTRTQQAAKFLGVSVLSGAVLAGIALPAAGALGLAAKGTVEGFDTIPANLKRPPLSQRTTILDSQGGKIATVFSRDRTVVELKDISPYMQKAIVAIEDNRYYEHGAVDMKGILRALNRNVQAGGAAQGASTLTQQYVKNVFVEEAGDDPDKVAQATQQTLGRKIRELKYAIQVEKELGKKRILENYLNITFFGQQAYGVEAASQRYFSKHAKDLKLEEAALLAGLVQSPTRYDPVNDSAEATKRRNIVLQRMADIREISPAEAARAKAAPLKLNVSKPKNGCITAVSGAGFFCDYVREIFLNDPVFGKTKEDRAKVWNQGGLTVRTTLDPKAQKSTQASIKDHVYKSDKVATAVTLVEPGSGKVLAMGQSKPYGFGNNETQINYSVDKNMGGSNFGFPTGSTFKPFLTAAALEEGRPPTQTYPSPYQMPYPARIATCSGKPWVNLGNQKLENENEKEVGPYPLREAMNMSVNTYFVQMLEDIGMCPVSKMSERLGLIQGHGKKIPEEPSSLTLGSNGISPLRMASAYAAFANRGTYCTPIAIESITGPGQKSLPVPKTTCTAAMAEQTADTVNTLLRGVVDSGTGQQAGLQSGRDNAGKTGTTDERKNAWFVGYTPNLSGAVWVGSPTQRIKMENITIGGKYEAKVFGGQVPGPIWKDAMSGALDGKESPRFNTIDIPEPQKDPQKDKDKGRDKNDKNKDRDKNRPGNGDNKPPGRDPGDGDGDGGWPGDIFDGGGFP, from the coding sequence ATGGCAAAAACGCGCTCGGGCGGGGGTCTCACGCGGACCCAGCAGGCCGCCAAGTTCCTCGGTGTCAGCGTGCTCTCCGGAGCCGTGCTGGCCGGCATCGCCCTGCCCGCGGCCGGCGCGCTCGGTCTCGCGGCCAAGGGGACGGTCGAGGGATTCGACACCATCCCGGCGAACCTCAAGCGCCCCCCGCTCAGCCAGCGCACCACGATCCTCGACAGCCAGGGCGGCAAGATCGCTACGGTGTTCTCGCGCGACCGCACGGTGGTCGAGCTCAAGGACATCTCGCCGTACATGCAGAAGGCGATCGTCGCGATCGAGGACAACCGCTACTACGAGCACGGCGCGGTCGACATGAAGGGCATCCTGCGTGCCCTCAACCGCAACGTGCAGGCGGGCGGTGCCGCACAGGGCGCCTCGACCCTGACGCAGCAGTACGTGAAGAACGTCTTCGTCGAGGAGGCGGGCGACGACCCGGACAAGGTCGCGCAGGCCACCCAGCAGACCCTCGGGCGCAAGATCCGCGAGCTGAAGTACGCGATCCAGGTCGAGAAGGAACTCGGCAAGAAGCGCATCCTGGAGAACTACCTCAACATCACCTTCTTCGGGCAGCAGGCGTACGGCGTCGAGGCCGCGTCCCAGCGGTACTTCAGCAAGCACGCCAAGGACCTGAAGCTGGAGGAGGCCGCGCTGCTGGCCGGGCTCGTCCAGTCGCCGACCCGTTACGACCCGGTCAACGACTCGGCCGAGGCCACCAAGCGCCGCAACATCGTGCTCCAGCGCATGGCCGACATCCGCGAGATCTCCCCCGCCGAGGCGGCGCGCGCCAAGGCCGCTCCGCTGAAGCTGAACGTCAGCAAGCCCAAGAACGGCTGCATCACCGCCGTCAGCGGCGCGGGCTTCTTCTGCGACTACGTCCGCGAGATCTTCCTCAATGACCCGGTCTTCGGCAAGACCAAGGAGGACCGGGCCAAGGTCTGGAACCAGGGCGGCCTGACGGTACGCACCACCCTGGACCCGAAGGCCCAGAAGTCCACGCAGGCATCCATCAAGGACCACGTCTACAAGAGCGACAAGGTCGCCACGGCCGTCACCCTGGTGGAGCCCGGCAGCGGCAAGGTCCTCGCGATGGGCCAGTCCAAGCCGTACGGCTTCGGGAACAACGAGACCCAGATCAACTACTCGGTCGACAAGAACATGGGCGGCTCGAACTTCGGCTTCCCGACCGGCTCGACCTTCAAGCCGTTCCTGACCGCGGCCGCGCTGGAAGAGGGCAGGCCGCCGACGCAGACCTACCCGTCCCCGTACCAGATGCCCTATCCGGCCCGGATCGCCACGTGCAGCGGCAAGCCGTGGGTGAACCTCGGCAACCAGAAGCTGGAGAACGAGAACGAGAAGGAGGTCGGCCCGTACCCGCTCCGCGAAGCGATGAACATGTCCGTCAACACGTACTTCGTTCAGATGCTCGAAGACATCGGGATGTGCCCGGTCTCCAAGATGAGTGAGCGGCTCGGCCTGATCCAGGGCCACGGCAAGAAGATCCCCGAGGAGCCCTCGTCGCTGACCCTCGGCTCCAACGGCATCTCGCCGCTGCGGATGGCCAGCGCGTACGCGGCCTTCGCCAACCGGGGCACGTACTGCACGCCGATCGCCATCGAGTCGATCACAGGCCCCGGCCAGAAATCGCTGCCGGTCCCGAAAACCACGTGCACGGCGGCCATGGCCGAGCAGACCGCGGACACCGTCAACACGCTGCTGCGCGGAGTGGTCGACTCCGGTACGGGTCAGCAGGCCGGTCTCCAGAGCGGCCGTGACAACGCGGGCAAGACCGGTACCACCGACGAGCGCAAGAACGCCTGGTTCGTCGGCTACACGCCGAACCTCTCCGGCGCCGTCTGGGTGGGCAGCCCCACCCAGCGGATCAAGATGGAGAACATCACCATCGGCGGCAAGTACGAGGCCAAGGTGTTCGGCGGCCAGGTCCCCGGTCCCATCTGGAAGGACGCGATGTCCGGAGCGCTCGACGGCAAGGAGTCGCCGCGCTTCAACACCATCGACATCCCGGAACCGCAGAAGGACCCCCAGAAGGACAAGGACAAGGGCCGCGACAAGAACGACAAGAACAAGGACCGTGACAAGAACCGTCCCGGCAACGGCGACAACAAGCCTCCGGGCCGGGACCCCGGCGACGGTGACGGTGACGGCGGCTGGCCGGGCGACATCTTCGACGGCGGCGGCTTTCCGTAA
- a CDS encoding WhiB family transcriptional regulator — translation MGWVTDWSAQAACRTTDPDELFVQGAAQNRAKAVCTGCPVRTECLADALDNRVEFGVWGGMTERERRALLRRRPTVTSWRRLLETARTEYERSAGILPAVLEEDEVYEEAYAAVG, via the coding sequence ATGGGCTGGGTAACCGACTGGAGTGCGCAGGCAGCCTGCCGCACTACCGATCCGGATGAACTGTTCGTACAAGGAGCGGCGCAGAACCGGGCGAAGGCGGTGTGCACCGGATGTCCGGTGCGTACCGAGTGCCTGGCGGACGCGCTGGACAATCGCGTCGAGTTCGGCGTGTGGGGTGGGATGACGGAGCGGGAACGCCGTGCGCTGCTGCGCAGGCGTCCGACGGTCACCTCGTGGCGCAGGCTCTTGGAGACCGCGCGCACGGAGTACGAGCGCAGTGCGGGAATCCTGCCCGCGGTGCTCGAAGAGGACGAGGTCTACGAGGAGGCGTACGCCGCGGTGGGCTAG
- a CDS encoding ArsA family ATPase has protein sequence MSAQEHRARGTGLDAAPALDVDPLLDDPATRIIVCCGSGGVGKTTTAAALGVRAAERGRRAVVLTIDPARRLAQSMGIDSLDNVPRRVKGIDESAGGELHAMMLDMKRTFDEIVEAHTDADRARAILDNPFYQSLSAGFAGTQEYMAMEKLGQLRSRDEWDLIVVDTPPSRSALDFLDAPKRLGSFLDGKFIRVLMAPAKVGGRAGMKFLNVGMSMMTGTLSKLMGGQLLRDVQTFVAAMDTMFGGFRTRADATYRLLQAPGTAFLVVAAPERDALREAAYFVERLAAEDMPLAGLVLNRVHGSGAPQLSAERALAAAENLGRDGIVDQRDGNAGPRGSTAASPETSETSRTAEGPGDEDAHAEDARAQDSRAEDDHDPGAEVEDGVAQLTAGLLRLHAERMQVLAREQRTRDRFTALHPEVAVTEVAALPGDVHDLAGLRTIGERLSHQ, from the coding sequence ATGAGCGCACAGGAGCACCGGGCACGGGGTACGGGGCTGGACGCGGCGCCCGCGCTGGACGTCGATCCGCTGCTGGACGATCCGGCGACCCGCATCATCGTGTGCTGCGGGTCGGGCGGCGTCGGGAAGACGACCACCGCGGCGGCGCTGGGGGTGCGGGCGGCGGAGCGCGGGCGGCGGGCGGTGGTGCTGACCATCGACCCCGCGCGCAGGCTCGCCCAGTCGATGGGCATCGACTCGCTCGACAACGTGCCGCGCCGGGTGAAGGGCATCGACGAGAGCGCCGGCGGTGAACTGCACGCCATGATGCTCGACATGAAGCGGACCTTCGACGAGATCGTCGAGGCGCACACGGACGCGGACCGGGCCCGCGCCATCCTGGACAACCCCTTCTACCAGTCCCTGTCGGCCGGGTTCGCCGGTACGCAGGAGTACATGGCGATGGAGAAGCTCGGGCAGCTCCGCTCGCGGGACGAGTGGGACCTGATCGTCGTGGACACGCCGCCGAGCCGGTCCGCGCTGGACTTCCTGGACGCGCCGAAGCGGCTGGGGTCGTTCCTGGACGGGAAGTTCATCCGGGTGCTGATGGCTCCCGCGAAGGTGGGCGGCCGGGCCGGGATGAAGTTCCTCAACGTCGGCATGTCGATGATGACGGGCACGCTCAGCAAACTGATGGGCGGTCAACTGCTGCGCGACGTGCAGACGTTCGTGGCGGCGATGGACACGATGTTCGGCGGGTTCCGGACGCGCGCGGACGCCACGTACCGGCTGCTCCAGGCACCCGGGACGGCGTTCCTGGTGGTCGCCGCCCCGGAGCGGGACGCGCTGCGCGAGGCGGCGTACTTCGTGGAGCGGCTGGCGGCGGAGGACATGCCGCTGGCCGGTCTCGTACTCAACCGGGTGCACGGCAGCGGAGCCCCCCAGCTGTCCGCCGAGCGGGCGCTCGCCGCCGCGGAAAATCTTGGGCGGGACGGCATTGTGGATCAGAGGGACGGGAATGCTGGTCCTCGTGGCTCCACGGCCGCCTCTCCCGAGACATCCGAGACATCCCGCACTGCCGAAGGCCCCGGCGACGAAGACGCCCACGCCGAAGACGCTCGCGCCCAAGACAGCCGTGCCGAAGACGACCACGACCCGGGGGCCGAAGTCGAGGACGGCGTCGCGCAGTTGACTGCGGGCCTGCTGCGTCTGCATGCCGAACGCATGCAGGTGCTCGCGCGTGAACAGCGAACGCGCGACCGCTTCACCGCACTCCACCCCGAGGTGGCAGTGACCGAAGTCGCCGCCCTGCCCGGGGACGTGCACGATCTGGCCGGCCTGCGGACCATCGGTGAGCGCCTGAGCCACCAGTGA